One Silurus meridionalis isolate SWU-2019-XX chromosome 10, ASM1480568v1, whole genome shotgun sequence genomic window carries:
- the fibina gene encoding fin bud initiation factor, protein MGVKGFGVHTAITSLSAQHAAVTMLPVFQPLALALLSLPVCSAVYSGPLQAEISNGTFHHFFVPDGDYEETEDPEKCQMLFKWLDRAPCLAEEDRDSVIRDDFIIIKQQVEDSARVLESLGRTVLYDLDGEDTYSKYLRKEIDQITEAFAGVEKSLVELEVKFKQGQESEQKEEQEFTKTLLKPMQSVRSSLQETMDISSGLKDKHELISLIIRSHGTRLNRLKNEYLNI, encoded by the coding sequence ATGGGAGTGAAAGGCTTTGGAGTTCACACTGCCATCACATCACTCTCTGCTCAGCACGCGGCGGTAACGATGCTGCCTGTGTTCCAGCCGCTCGCTTTAGCCCTGCTCTCACTGCCTGTTTGTAGCGCAGTGTATTCTGGCCCACTTCAGGCCGAGATATCGAACGGCACCTTTCACCACTTCTTCGTTCCCGACGGCGACTACGAGGAGACTGAGGACCCGGAGAAATGCCAGATGCTGTTTAAATGGCTGGACCGCGCGCCGTGTTTAGCGGAAGAGGACCGGGATTCGGTTATCCGCGAcgacttcatcatcatcaagcaACAGGTCGAGGACTCGGCTCGAGTTCTGGAGAGTCTCGGAAGAACTGTCTTATACGACCTGGATGGAGAGGATACGTACAGCAAGTACCTGAGGAAAGAGATCGATCAAATAACTGAGGCTTTTGCCGGTGTCGAGAAATCCCTCGTGGAGCTCGAGGTGAAATTCAAGCAAGGTCAGGAGTCGGAGCAGAAAGAGGAGCAGGAGTTCACTAAAACCCTGCTGAAGCCCATGCAGAGTGTGAGGAGCTCCCTGCAGGAGACAATGGACATCTCCTCTGGCCTCAAGGACAAACACGAGCTCATCTCACTCATCATTCGCAGCCATGGCACCAGGTTAAACCGACTTAAAAACGAGTACTTGAACATTTAG
- the slc5a12 gene encoding sodium-coupled monocarboxylate transporter 2, whose amino-acid sequence MGHPNNGVVMFQTLDYVVFACLFVVSSGIGVFFAIKERKKVSSNEFLVGGRQLTCVPVALSLTASFMSAVTVIGTPSDVYRFGAAFIIFGIAYILMVVFTAELFLPVFYRSGITSTYEYLELRFSKIVRIAATVIYTVQTILYTGVVVYAPALALNQVTGFNLWGSIFATGIVCTFYCTLGGLKAVVWSDAFQMVVMVAGFLSVLVQGTNKSGGISAVWETAKNGQRLNAFDFDLSPLRRHTFWTVSVGGMFTWLGIYGVNQSTIQRCISCKTETHARSALYLNLLGLLLILFCGVVSGLIMYSFYSGCDPWSAGFVSAPDQLMPYFVLEVSGNFPGLPGLYVACAFSGTLSTVAASINALATVTYEDFVSQCFRNLSNKAAMWISKALCVLFGVICTSMAVAASHMGPIVQAALSIHGMCGGPTLGLFSLGIFFPFTNTMGAVGGLILGISVSFWVGVGAFIHPAFPNSTHALPLSTDTCNLVNITATAVTQTVSSYTGSVLAEYWYSMSYLYFSTVGFLATVIGGLLITLITGPTKPQDVKPGLIRPVCNLFCFCSEKYKTMCWCGVNHAGQRAEDRVDLNVADFGAAWENNPDQKNEINGSNLNNKINDEAYMNAGFVPDKDSHVLSKKL is encoded by the exons ATGGGACATCCAAACAATGGTGTGGTAATGTTCCAAACTTTGGACTATGTGGTGTTTGCTTGCCTGTTTGTGGTATCTTCTGGCATTGGAGTCTTCTTTGCcataaaggaaaggaaaaaggtTTCATCGAACGAATTCTTGGTTGGTGGACGGCAGTTGACCTGTGTTCCAGTGgcactctctctcacagccAGCTTCATGTCAGCAGTGACTGTTATTGGAACTCCCTCAGATGTATACCGCTTTGGAGctgcatttattatatttggcATTGCCTACATATTGATGGTGGTCTTCACAGCAGAGCTCTTTCTCCCTGTGTTCTACCGGTCAGGTATCACCAGCACATATGAg TATCTCGAGCTACGCTTCTCCAAGATAGTCCGTATCGCTGCTACTGTCATTTACACAGTGCAAACC ATTTTGTACACAGGAGTAGTGGTTTATGCTCCAGCTTTAGCTCTGAATCAAG TGACAGGTTTTAATCTATGGGGATCCATATTTGCTACTGGAATTGTCTGCACGTTCTACTGCACACTG GGAGGACTAAAGGCTGTAGTTTGGTCCGATGCCTTCcagatggtggtgatggtggctGGTTTTCTTTCTGTGCTGGTACAAGgtacaaataaaagtggagGAATCAGTGCAGTATGGGAGACAGCAAAGAATGGACAGAGACTAAATGCATTTGA CTTTGACCTCAGTCCTCTGAGACGACACACATTCTGGACAGTCTCTGTTGGCGGCATGTTTACATGGCTGGGCATCTACGGTGTAAACCAGTCCACCATCCAACGCTGTATTTCCTGTAAGACAGAGACCCATGCTCGCAG TGCTCTATATCTAAATCTGCTGGGTCTCTTGTTGATTCTATTCTGTGGCGTGGTCTCAGGACTCATCATGTACTCCTTCTACTCTGGTTGTGACCCCTGGTCAGCTGGCTTTGTGTCAGCTCCTGATCAG CTTATGCCATATTTTGTACTAGAAGTATCGGGCAACTTTCCAGGTTTGCCTGGGCTGTATGTGGCTTGTGCTTTTAGTGGGACCCTCAG CACAGTGGCTGCCAGTATCAACGCTCTGGCCACAGTGACGTATGAGGACTTTGTGAGTCAATGTTTCAGAAACCTCTCTAACAAAGCAGCTATGTGGATAAGCAAAGCCTTGT GTGTGTTATTTGGAGTGATCTGTACCAGCATGGCAGTAGCAGCATCACACATGGGGCCAATTGTGCAG GCTGCTCTCAGCATTCATGGCATGTGCGGAGGGCCGACGCTTGGTCTCTTCTCTTTAGGAATTTTCTTCCCTTTCACAAACACTATG GGGGCTGTTGGAGGTCTGATACTGGGCATTTCTGTGTCCTTCTGGGTGGGAGTGGGAGCCTTCATTCACCCTGCTTTTCCCAACAGCACCCATGCCCTGCCTCTGAGCACAGACACCTGTAACCTAGTGAACATCACAGCTACAGCAGTTACTCAGACAGTCAGCTCATACACAGG ATCTGTGCTGGCTGAGTACTGGTACTCCATGTCCTATCTATACTTCAGTACAGTGggttttcttgccacagttatAGGAGGTCTGCTTATCACATTGATAACAG GCCCCACTAAGCCACAGGACGTGAAGCCTGGGCTGATCCGGCCAGTGTGTAACTTGTTCTGCTTTTGTTCAGAGAAATACAAGACCATGTGCTGGTGTGGTGTcaaccatgcaggacagagggcAGAGGACAGAGTG GACTTGAATGTTGCAGATTTTGGAGCAGCATGGGAGAATAATCCAGAtcagaaaaatgaaataaatggaagCAATCTGAATAACAAGATAAATGATGAGGCATACATGAACGCAGGTTTTGTCCCAGACAAAGATAGCCAtgttttgtcaaaaaaattGTAA